From a single Rutidosis leptorrhynchoides isolate AG116_Rl617_1_P2 chromosome 5, CSIRO_AGI_Rlap_v1, whole genome shotgun sequence genomic region:
- the LOC139847769 gene encoding cytochrome P450 78A5-like, which yields MSSSPVFVTASFPLLPFHLPLYVVVLLSIFTFFLFPGGLAWALSKSCSKPSISGPSGFPILGLLFTFTSSLTHIHLSKLSKSFNATSLMSFSVGFTRFIISSEPETAKEILNSSAFADRPVKESAYELLFHRAMGFAPYGEYWRNLRRISSTYLFSPKRITTFGKFRETLGAKLVTQVTVSMNSDGYVVVKKLLHLASLNNVMITVFGKSYNDFNGNEGFELEELVSEGYELLGTFNWSDHFPIIWRFDFQGVRKRCRDLVSKVNVFVTNIINEHREKRLNNNEVVYEGDFVDVLLDLESEHKLSDDDMIAVLWEMIFRGTDTVAILMEWILARMVLHPEIQSRAQMEIDRVVGPGRAVGDSDLCNLPYLHAIVKETLRVHPPGPLLSWARLAIHDTQVGPHMVPAGTTAMVNMWAITHDKKIWAEPERFNPDRFMKEDISIMGSDLRLAPFGAGRRVCPGKTMGLATVQLWLAQLLQNFKWVESGSVSGSGSSGTVDLSECLKMSLEMKKPLVCKAVARV from the exons ATGTCTTCTTCCCCTGTTTTCGTAACTGCTTCATTTCCACTTCTCCCATTCCACCTCCCTCTTTACGTCGTCGTTTTGCTCTCCATTTTCACCTTCTTCCTTTTCCCTGGTGGTCTCGCATGGGCCCTCTCAAAATCTTGCTCAAAACCCTCAATTTCCGGACCTTCAGGCTTCCCAATCCTTGGTCTCTTATTCACCTTCACATCTTCATTAACTCACATTCACCTCTCCAAACTCTCTAAATCATTTAATGCCACGTCACTCATGTCTTTCTCTGTCGGGTTCACTCGTTTCATCATCTCGAGCGAACCCGAAACAGCGAAGGAAATCTTAAATAGTTCCGCGTTCGCTGATCGCCCGGTGAAAGAATCAGCTTACGAGCTGTTGTTTCACCGGGCGATGGGGTTTGCCCCTTATGGTGAATATTGGCGGAATTTAAGGAGAATAAGTTCAACTTATTTATTTAGTCCAAAAAGAATAACAACTTTTGGTAAGTTCCGTGAAACACTAGGGGCAAAATTGGTAACTCAGGTTACTGTTTCAATGAATAGTGACGGTTACGTCGTGGTTAAAAAGTTGTTACATTTAGCTTCGTTAAATAACGTCATGATAACGGTTTTTGGTAAGTCGTATAATGATTTTAACGGTAATGAAGGGTTTGAGTTAGAGGAGTTAGTTAGTGAAGGTTATGAATTATTAGGAACGTTTAATTGGAGTGATCATTTTCCAATTATATGGCGGTTTGATTTTCAAGGTGTTAGAAAAAGGTGTAGGGATTTGGTTTCTAAAGTTAATGTTTTTGTGACGAATATTATAAATGAACATCGTGAAAAAAGGTTAAATAATAATGAGGTGGTTTATGAAGGTGATTTTGTTGATGTTTTGCTTGATTTGGAATCAGAACATAAGTTAAGTGATGATGATATGATTGCTGTGCTTTGg GAGATGATATTTAGAGGAACTGATACTGTCGCAATTTTGATGGAATGGATTTTGGCAAGGATGGTGTTACACCCGGAAATACAATCAAGGGCACAAATGGAAATTGATAGAGTTGTTGGTCCGGGTCGGGCTGTAGGTGATTCGGATCTTTGCAACCTTCCTTACCTCCATGCAATTGTGAAAGAAACTCTACGTGTGCATCCACCGGGCCCACTTTTGTCATGGGCTAGGCTTGCTATCCACGATACTCAAGTGGGTCCACACATGGTCCCAGCTGGGACGACGGCTATGGTCAACATGTGGGCCATAACTCACGATAAAAAAATATGGGCTGAACCGGAAAGGTTTAATCCTGATCGGTTTATGAAGGAGGATATTTCGATAATGGGTTCGGATTTACGGTTGGCTCCGTTCGGTGCGGGTCGGAGGGTTTGCCCCGGGAAAACTATGGGTTTGGCTACGGTTCAACTTTGGTTAGCACAGTTGCTTCAGAATTTCAAGTGGGTTGAATCCGGGTCCGTGTCCGGGTCCGGGTCGTCGGGTACGGTTGATTTGTCAGAGTGTTTGAAAATGTCATTGGAAATGAAAAAGCCATTGGTGTGCAAGGCTGTGGCTAGGGTTTGA